A section of the Deinococcus hopiensis KR-140 genome encodes:
- a CDS encoding tyrosine-type recombinase/integrase produces the protein MLALVPTSRWSHPDTRRREVLRASQDQDVTALCDLVTHHVRLKGQSGTDTSLRTLRNYHLAIRDFLSWCWSSTQTVGLNQLTAEHIEQYLAALRTRPRKPRTQAGRATTERLSADSARTYLYGVRALTRALMWAGVLDTDPTREVRAPRSRTAAHERKHALPTDVLNALLALPAQRHKGPERQARDEVMLVLGARLGLRLDEMVRLDVQDVNLQLRRVRVRHGKGRKQRSVDVPPKALEVLGRWLQLREALSLRGKVRDEALLISFAPGAWGRRLTNRGLYDVVTGYGRELGLDETVRGVHALRRTAGTRLYRATRDLHVVADVLGHSSVTTSAVYAKMDDAGRRRALQAAEDVE, from the coding sequence ATGCTTGCGCTCGTCCCCACCAGCCGCTGGAGCCACCCCGACACCCGCAGAAGGGAAGTCCTCCGCGCCAGCCAGGACCAGGACGTGACCGCGCTGTGCGACCTCGTCACCCACCACGTGCGCCTCAAGGGCCAGTCCGGAACCGACACGAGCCTGCGGACCCTGCGCAACTACCACCTCGCCATCCGCGACTTCCTGAGCTGGTGCTGGTCCAGCACCCAGACCGTGGGCCTCAACCAGCTCACCGCCGAGCACATCGAGCAGTACCTCGCGGCCCTGCGCACCCGTCCGCGAAAACCCAGAACCCAGGCGGGCAGGGCCACCACGGAGCGGCTTTCCGCAGACAGTGCCCGGACGTACCTCTACGGCGTGCGTGCCCTGACCCGCGCGCTGATGTGGGCCGGGGTGCTGGACACGGATCCAACCCGGGAGGTGCGTGCGCCGCGTTCCCGCACGGCGGCCCATGAACGCAAACATGCCCTACCGACGGACGTCCTCAATGCGCTGCTCGCTTTACCGGCGCAGCGGCACAAGGGCCCGGAGCGTCAGGCGCGGGACGAGGTGATGTTGGTGCTCGGAGCGCGGCTGGGCCTGCGGCTGGACGAGATGGTGCGGCTCGACGTGCAGGACGTGAACCTGCAGCTGCGGCGGGTACGGGTGCGGCACGGAAAAGGACGCAAGCAGCGTTCGGTGGACGTGCCGCCAAAAGCCCTGGAGGTGCTGGGGCGATGGCTGCAGCTCCGGGAAGCGCTCTCGCTGCGGGGAAAGGTGCGGGATGAGGCGCTGCTGATCTCGTTCGCGCCCGGGGCGTGGGGGCGGCGGCTGACGAACCGGGGTTTATACGACGTGGTGACGGGATATGGACGCGAACTCGGGCTCGATGAGACGGTGCGGGGGGTGCACGCCCTGCGGCGTACGGCAGGAACGCGGCTCTACCGGGCGACGCGGGACCTGCACGTGGTGGCGGACGTGCTGGGGCACTCGAGCGTGACGACGAGCGCGGTGTACGCGAAGATGGATGATGCGGGGCGGCGCCGGGCGCTGCAGGCAGCCGAAGACGTAGAGTGA
- a CDS encoding HU family DNA-binding protein: MTKKSTKAPAKKTAAKAAPKAEPAPKAEAAPAKSTKVAKTQLVEQVAQKTGLTKKQADQAVNAFMEIVVQGVQKGQSIGLPGLGTFSVKATAARTGVRPGTSDRIQIPAGKKVSFKVASTLKGTLGDAE; encoded by the coding sequence ATGACGAAAAAGTCAACGAAGGCGCCCGCGAAGAAGACCGCCGCGAAAGCTGCTCCCAAAGCGGAGCCCGCTCCCAAGGCGGAAGCTGCACCGGCCAAGAGCACCAAGGTCGCCAAGACGCAACTCGTCGAGCAGGTTGCCCAGAAGACCGGGCTGACCAAGAAGCAGGCCGACCAGGCCGTCAACGCCTTTATGGAGATTGTCGTGCAGGGCGTGCAAAAGGGCCAGAGCATCGGGCTCCCCGGCCTCGGCACCTTCAGCGTGAAGGCCACGGCGGCCCGCACTGGCGTGCGTCCCGGCACGAGTGACCGCATCCAGATTCCCGCCGGCAAGAAAGTCTCCTTCAAAGTCGCCTCCACCCTCAAGGGCACCCTCGGCGACGCGGAGTAA
- a CDS encoding SOS response-associated peptidase has product MCNRAEDRFSPQARRDLTQLFGDIFTWPEPRDRINPADPLLTIRPAEGGYSAPLLRWGLVPAGKTPSDYKRVTTTNARVETLESKPTYRAAFMDGRRCIVPLSAFYEPDGAHTVRKGERKRWRRLTRPDGRPLLAAGLWERTQSGDGPLETVTVVTRNPVQGPEGMHDRMPALLMTKDLKTWLHGGPQEAREVAMTSWPTGILQWTTS; this is encoded by the coding sequence ATGTGTAACCGAGCCGAGGACCGCTTCAGCCCGCAAGCGCGGCGCGACCTCACCCAACTGTTCGGCGACATCTTCACCTGGCCGGAGCCGCGTGACCGCATCAACCCGGCGGACCCCCTGCTGACCATTCGCCCAGCGGAGGGGGGGTACAGCGCGCCCCTCCTGCGCTGGGGTCTGGTTCCTGCGGGGAAGACGCCCTCGGACTACAAGCGGGTCACGACCACCAACGCCAGAGTCGAGACGCTGGAGAGCAAGCCGACGTACCGCGCTGCCTTTATGGACGGCCGCCGCTGCATCGTGCCCCTGTCCGCGTTCTACGAGCCGGATGGCGCGCACACCGTCAGGAAGGGCGAGCGTAAACGGTGGCGCCGCCTGACGCGTCCGGACGGACGGCCCCTGCTCGCGGCGGGCCTCTGGGAACGCACGCAGAGCGGTGATGGTCCGCTGGAAACCGTCACCGTAGTGACGCGCAATCCAGTGCAGGGCCCCGAAGGGATGCATGACCGGATGCCGGCCCTCCTCATGACGAAAGACCTGAAGACGTGGCTGCACGGTGGGCCCCAAGAGGCCCGGGAGGTCGCCATGACGAGCTGGCCGACGGGCATTCTTCAGTGGACGACGTCGTAA
- a CDS encoding DUF1175 family protein, translated as MSALRPLALAALLLGGFAWSGPGPSAADADGDGYPDVLELVGTDRAAFADWFASVAESQYYGISADWKREDQDCAGLVRYAFVNALARHDSAWWAKFKFLPRPRFAEVRGLTYPAPLVSRSVFRVGPGPYRMDDVETGRLVGRTSARFLANRSAALISRDPAQAQRGDLLFFLRPGLGAYHSMVYLGGGRVVYHTGALPEEGGEVRLVTLATLMRHPDAAFHPTPRNPNFLGVYRWQILR; from the coding sequence ATGTCTGCCCTTCGCCCCCTCGCGCTGGCCGCACTGCTGCTGGGCGGTTTTGCATGGAGTGGTCCGGGACCCAGCGCGGCAGACGCCGACGGTGACGGCTACCCCGACGTCCTGGAACTCGTTGGAACGGACCGGGCGGCCTTTGCAGACTGGTTTGCCAGCGTCGCGGAGAGCCAGTACTACGGCATATCGGCGGATTGGAAGCGGGAGGATCAGGACTGCGCTGGGCTGGTGCGGTACGCCTTTGTCAACGCGTTGGCGAGGCACGACTCGGCGTGGTGGGCCAAGTTCAAGTTTTTGCCGCGTCCCCGCTTCGCCGAGGTGCGCGGGCTGACGTACCCGGCCCCCCTGGTGTCTCGCTCGGTCTTCCGGGTGGGCCCAGGACCTTACCGGATGGACGATGTGGAGACGGGCCGGCTGGTCGGGCGGACCTCCGCCCGTTTTCTGGCAAACCGCTCGGCGGCCCTCATCTCCCGCGATCCCGCGCAGGCGCAGCGCGGTGACCTGCTGTTTTTCCTGCGGCCCGGGCTGGGGGCCTACCACAGCATGGTCTATCTGGGCGGCGGGCGGGTGGTGTACCACACCGGCGCCCTGCCGGAGGAGGGCGGAGAAGTCCGCCTGGTTACCCTCGCCACCCTGATGCGTCATCCCGATGCCGCCTTTCATCCCACACCGCGCAATCCGAATTTCCTGGGCGTGTACCGCTGGCAGATTCTGCGGTAA
- a CDS encoding helix-turn-helix domain-containing protein: MQLHERLRELRTERGLRLKDICEDASLSVPYLSDLERGRTNPSLDTLKSLATAYKISVHDLLEGVEFYGAGTAGALPAGLADLVADPALGAQITPEWVQTLSRIELRGKRPKSKQDWFEIYLHLKRILG, translated from the coding sequence ATGCAACTCCACGAACGCCTGCGCGAACTCCGTACCGAACGCGGCCTGCGCCTCAAAGACATCTGCGAGGACGCCAGCCTGAGCGTGCCCTACCTCAGCGACCTCGAACGCGGCCGCACCAACCCCAGTCTCGACACCCTCAAATCCCTCGCCACCGCGTACAAAATCAGTGTTCACGACCTCCTCGAAGGTGTGGAATTCTACGGCGCAGGCACCGCGGGCGCCCTTCCAGCCGGCCTCGCGGACCTGGTGGCAGACCCCGCGCTCGGCGCGCAGATCACGCCCGAGTGGGTCCAGACGCTCTCCCGCATCGAATTGCGCGGCAAGCGGCCAAAGAGCAAACAGGACTGGTTTGAGATCTACCTGCACCTCAAGCGGATCCTGGGATAG
- a CDS encoding alpha-2-macroglobulin family protein, translating into MRFLARSALLTALLTVGFAPAQTGVSLYGGVFQPDQKVRVGVEAPAHTALRLERVADPLTVFRAAPDPHQPGLPPGTRTTLVRTLRTGQGSSNDLDLGRLSPGLYVLRAGKVGSFVLVSGLGLVVKRDAGTALVYAADRESGATRRARVWRLGRGGVSSVQADANGMAKFSAAAGEGEFFLARVGNAWAISGANWNSYATPAVKGFVYTDRPVYRPGQHVDFKGALRRGHDLRPLAGKSVRVTVFSPFDESLFQKTLTTNAYGSFSAGLDLPEGARLGEYRFEVRTLGASQGDSGPDVGGTFAVEAYQKPEYAVTVTPSVPSAVQGDKVSVHLSARYLFGGGVGGARVTYNVTRAPYYAPGFEDEDETASGDEGPDYGSDLVVRDETRLNAKGELDLTLPLERDEAGRPQSYRVEAEVTDEAGHPVSGFGRVTAFPASVNVEARTDGYVYGAGKPVRVTLDTRDLKGQGQAAPVTLDLVRQDWVKVKGEYTLRETRVARKTVRTGASGLGTATLTAAHGGGYLVRATVRDGRSRTSTDEDFAWVLKPGEDWGWNYRDMTVRPDKRSYAPGDAATVLIGNPHPGAPVLVTLEGDRLRRSAVLRGKGAALTYTFRVTPDMGRDVFVGAAALGDGNFYANVARVRVPVKNAELSVKVTPAKAQYRPGDTGQLTVQVRDTSGKGVPAEVSLGVVDQAIYLVQADTSPPLLKVFQAPRDNAVGTQASTDFYFETGRLAAPAPAMSEAAFAQAKDRAAAQTDAPRQNFRDTVLWVPHLVTGPDGRATLSVRFPDNLTTWVATARAQTVSPRFGQATATTMTTKDVIARLSVPPFLVRGDTATLTGVVNNTLGQAVSGTVSAQVSGLTPLGAAVFGAAGVAVEVGAGNRAQQDLPVRADRVGNASLTFGVRTGGAQDSLKLPLPIKARGYDTTVTAVGGAGQPVTLKVPAEANLGAARLRVFVTPSLLGSVAPALEYLIGYPYGCTEQTMSRFLPALLARQALGPGVLPAETRAELPRITELGLARLYNFQHEDGGWGFWQYDGSTLEMTAYVTEGLMRAKALGVRVDNEALDRALGYLAATVKGTAEPQGSRAAAFRTLADAGRANVADLSAFARRTELGPYALANAALALSRAGQKQAAQDVLDRLKAKRTGSGGAGFVHWTAPRRNAWRWYWEDNDIQTTAAALEALARLEPKSPLIPSVSQWLLRSRQGPRWVSTQDTAQVIIAALALKPQGNAAEKAQTDIRLGGQSVGQVMGAGALTLQGPQLSALARGANTLEVLGAAGTSFSAELNVAREVRRLSGESGRGFALTRTYEKLEPVWNDKQKRYTFRRAPLLRGGKLQPVTVGELVLVTLTVTPKEGEARYLLVSDPVPAGMRALDDRSLLNPQVDEEDGDGWNYWYAGRDLLDDRVDLYADYLNGPQRLTYALRAQVPGTFTALPTHAFLMYDPEVEGYGPAASLTVRARGQ; encoded by the coding sequence ATGCGATTCCTGGCCCGCAGCGCCCTGCTGACTGCTCTGCTCACCGTGGGTTTTGCGCCCGCCCAGACCGGCGTCAGCCTGTACGGGGGCGTATTTCAGCCGGACCAGAAAGTTCGCGTTGGGGTGGAGGCCCCAGCCCACACCGCGCTGCGCCTGGAACGCGTCGCCGATCCCCTGACAGTGTTCCGCGCGGCCCCCGATCCGCACCAGCCGGGCCTGCCGCCAGGCACCCGGACCACGCTGGTCCGTACCCTTCGCACAGGCCAGGGAAGCTCGAACGACCTCGACCTCGGCCGGCTCTCGCCGGGGCTCTACGTGCTGCGGGCGGGAAAGGTGGGCAGCTTTGTCCTCGTGAGCGGCCTCGGGCTGGTGGTCAAGCGTGACGCGGGCACCGCGCTGGTGTACGCCGCTGACCGTGAGAGCGGGGCCACCCGGCGGGCGCGGGTGTGGCGGCTGGGCAGGGGCGGGGTGAGCTCCGTGCAGGCGGACGCCAACGGAATGGCGAAGTTCAGCGCAGCGGCGGGTGAGGGCGAGTTCTTCCTCGCGCGCGTTGGCAACGCCTGGGCGATCTCGGGCGCGAACTGGAACAGCTACGCCACGCCCGCCGTGAAGGGCTTCGTGTATACGGACCGCCCGGTGTACCGCCCCGGGCAGCACGTGGACTTCAAGGGCGCCCTACGCCGAGGGCACGACCTGCGGCCCCTGGCGGGCAAGAGCGTACGGGTCACGGTCTTCTCGCCTTTCGACGAGAGCCTGTTTCAGAAGACGCTGACCACCAATGCCTACGGTTCCTTCAGCGCGGGACTGGACCTGCCCGAGGGCGCCCGGCTAGGCGAGTACCGCTTTGAAGTGCGGACCCTGGGAGCCAGCCAGGGCGACAGCGGGCCCGACGTGGGCGGCACCTTCGCCGTGGAGGCGTACCAGAAACCCGAGTACGCCGTGACCGTCACGCCGTCCGTGCCCAGCGCTGTGCAGGGCGACAAGGTGAGCGTCCACCTCAGCGCCCGCTACCTGTTCGGCGGCGGTGTCGGCGGCGCGCGCGTGACCTATAACGTGACCCGCGCGCCGTACTACGCGCCCGGCTTCGAGGATGAGGATGAGACCGCTTCTGGCGACGAAGGCCCCGATTACGGCTCGGACCTCGTGGTGCGGGACGAGACGCGGCTGAACGCGAAGGGTGAACTGGACCTCACGCTGCCGCTGGAGCGCGACGAGGCGGGGCGCCCGCAAAGCTACCGCGTTGAGGCGGAAGTGACGGATGAGGCGGGCCACCCGGTGAGCGGTTTCGGACGCGTCACCGCCTTTCCTGCCAGCGTGAATGTGGAGGCGCGCACCGACGGGTACGTGTACGGCGCGGGCAAACCCGTCCGGGTCACGCTGGACACCCGCGACCTGAAGGGCCAGGGACAGGCGGCCCCTGTGACGCTGGACCTCGTGCGCCAGGACTGGGTGAAGGTGAAGGGCGAGTACACCCTGCGCGAGACGCGGGTGGCCCGCAAGACGGTGCGGACGGGCGCCAGTGGCCTGGGCACCGCCACCCTTACCGCCGCGCATGGAGGCGGCTACCTCGTGCGCGCCACCGTGCGCGACGGGCGGTCGCGGACCTCCACCGACGAGGACTTCGCGTGGGTCCTGAAGCCTGGCGAGGACTGGGGCTGGAACTACCGCGACATGACGGTGCGGCCCGACAAGCGTTCCTACGCGCCGGGCGACGCGGCCACCGTCCTGATCGGCAACCCGCATCCCGGCGCGCCCGTGCTCGTGACGCTGGAGGGCGACCGCCTGCGCCGCTCGGCAGTTTTGCGGGGAAAGGGGGCGGCGCTGACCTACACCTTCCGCGTCACGCCCGATATGGGCAGGGACGTGTTTGTGGGGGCAGCGGCGCTGGGAGACGGCAACTTCTACGCCAATGTGGCCCGGGTCCGGGTGCCCGTGAAGAACGCCGAGCTCAGCGTGAAGGTCACCCCCGCCAAAGCGCAATACCGCCCCGGCGATACCGGGCAACTCACCGTGCAGGTGCGCGACACTTCGGGCAAGGGCGTTCCGGCGGAAGTCAGCCTGGGCGTGGTGGACCAGGCCATCTACCTGGTGCAGGCCGACACCAGCCCACCGCTGCTGAAGGTCTTTCAGGCCCCGCGCGACAATGCCGTGGGCACCCAGGCCAGCACCGACTTCTACTTCGAGACTGGCCGCCTCGCCGCCCCCGCCCCGGCCATGAGCGAGGCCGCCTTCGCGCAGGCCAAGGACCGCGCCGCCGCCCAGACGGACGCACCCCGGCAGAATTTCCGCGACACGGTCTTGTGGGTGCCCCACCTCGTGACCGGACCGGACGGCCGGGCCACCCTCAGCGTGCGCTTTCCCGACAACCTCACGACCTGGGTGGCGACGGCCCGCGCGCAGACGGTCTCCCCGCGCTTTGGGCAGGCCACGGCCACCACGATGACGACGAAGGACGTCATCGCCCGCCTGAGCGTGCCGCCGTTCCTCGTGCGGGGCGACACGGCCACCCTCACGGGCGTGGTGAACAACACGTTGGGACAGGCGGTCAGCGGCACGGTGAGCGCGCAGGTCTCCGGCCTCACGCCGCTGGGAGCAGCGGTGTTCGGAGCGGCGGGCGTGGCCGTCGAGGTGGGGGCCGGCAACCGGGCGCAGCAGGACCTCCCCGTGCGGGCGGACCGCGTGGGCAACGCCAGCCTGACCTTCGGTGTGCGGACCGGAGGTGCGCAAGACAGCCTCAAGCTCCCCTTGCCCATCAAGGCGCGGGGCTACGACACCACCGTGACTGCCGTGGGGGGCGCGGGCCAGCCCGTGACCCTGAAGGTGCCCGCCGAGGCCAACCTGGGGGCGGCGCGGTTGCGGGTATTTGTCACGCCTTCCTTGCTCGGCAGCGTGGCGCCAGCGCTGGAATACCTCATCGGCTACCCCTATGGCTGCACCGAGCAGACCATGAGCCGCTTCCTGCCCGCCCTCCTCGCCCGGCAGGCACTGGGTCCCGGGGTGCTGCCCGCCGAGACGCGCGCCGAGTTGCCGCGCATCACCGAACTGGGCCTCGCACGGCTGTACAACTTCCAGCACGAGGACGGCGGCTGGGGTTTCTGGCAGTACGACGGCTCCACGTTGGAGATGACCGCTTACGTGACCGAAGGCCTGATGCGCGCCAAGGCCCTCGGCGTGCGGGTGGACAATGAGGCGCTGGACCGCGCCCTGGGCTACCTCGCCGCCACCGTGAAGGGCACAGCTGAGCCCCAGGGCTCCCGCGCCGCCGCCTTCCGCACGCTGGCCGACGCCGGACGGGCGAACGTGGCGGACCTCAGCGCCTTTGCCCGCCGCACCGAACTCGGCCCCTACGCGCTGGCGAACGCGGCCCTGGCCCTCAGCCGCGCCGGACAGAAGCAGGCCGCGCAGGACGTGCTGGACCGCCTCAAGGCCAAACGAACGGGCAGCGGGGGCGCAGGCTTCGTCCACTGGACGGCCCCCAGGCGGAACGCCTGGCGGTGGTACTGGGAGGACAACGACATCCAGACCACAGCGGCGGCCCTGGAAGCCCTCGCGCGGCTGGAGCCGAAGAGCCCACTCATTCCCAGCGTGAGCCAGTGGCTGCTGCGAAGCCGCCAGGGCCCGCGCTGGGTGAGCACCCAGGACACGGCGCAGGTCATCATCGCGGCGCTGGCGCTCAAGCCGCAGGGGAATGCCGCTGAGAAGGCGCAGACGGACATCCGGCTGGGCGGCCAGAGCGTCGGCCAGGTGATGGGCGCAGGCGCCCTCACGCTGCAAGGCCCGCAACTCTCAGCGCTGGCGCGCGGAGCGAACACGCTGGAGGTTCTTGGCGCGGCGGGCACGTCCTTTTCCGCCGAACTCAACGTCGCCCGTGAGGTGCGGAGACTCTCGGGCGAGAGCGGACGCGGCTTTGCCCTGACCCGCACCTACGAGAAGCTCGAGCCCGTTTGGAACGACAAGCAGAAGCGCTACACCTTCAGGCGGGCGCCGCTGCTGCGGGGTGGGAAGCTCCAACCCGTGACGGTGGGCGAGCTCGTCCTGGTCACGCTGACGGTGACGCCGAAGGAGGGGGAGGCGCGTTACCTGCTGGTGAGCGATCCCGTCCCTGCCGGAATGCGGGCGCTGGACGACCGCTCGCTGCTCAATCCCCAGGTGGACGAGGAGGACGGAGACGGGTGGAACTACTGGTACGCGGGGCGCGACCTGCTCGACGACCGGGTGGACCTCTACGCCGATTACCTGAACGGCCCGCAGCGCCTTACCTACGCCCTTCGTGCCCAAGTGCCGGGCACCTTCACGGCCCTGCCCACCCACGCCTTCTTGATGTATGACCCCGAGGTGGAAGGCTACGGCCCCGCCGCCAGCCTGACCGTGCGGGCGCGGGGGCAGTGA